A genomic region of Triticum aestivum cultivar Chinese Spring unplaced genomic scaffold, IWGSC CS RefSeq v2.1 scaffold40505, whole genome shotgun sequence contains the following coding sequences:
- the LOC123172264 gene encoding uncharacterized protein isoform X2: protein MEPTAGTPWRRGRHGGDDAMDVRMPWRTQLHHHPDAISEPPPDTSHASLMEGQGPHAQWIIQNAQASHGVSRHPLWMMTTTRASTATTTLRTWSNSATTSSTTGRRPWPCAASATTSSHHTMASIHLLTLARRAGA, encoded by the exons ATGGAACCGACAGCAGGCACGCCATGGAGGAGAGGACGCCATGGAGGGGATGACGCCATGGATGTGAGGATGCCATGGAGGACGCAGCTCCATCACCACCCCGACGCCATCTCCGAGCCCCCTCCCGATACATCTCATGCGAG TTTGATGGAGGGTCAAGGACCGCACGCACAGTGGATTATCCAGAACGCCCAGGCCAGCCACGGTGTGAG TAGGCATCCTCTGTGGATGATGACGACAACCAGGGCATCCACCGCCACGACGACGCTCCGCACATGGTCCAACTCGGCTACAACCTCCTCTACCACGGGACGAAGACCGTGGCCGTGTGCGGCATCGGCTACAACCTCCTCTCAT CACACCATGGCGAGCATCCACCTCCTCACATTGGCAAGAAGAGCAGGTGCCTAG
- the LOC123172264 gene encoding uncharacterized protein isoform X1 translates to MEDAAPSPPRRHLRAPSRYISCEFDGGSRTARTVDYPERPGQPRCEASSVDDDDNQGIHRHDDAPHMVQLGYNLLYHGTKTVAVCGIGYNLLSSHHGEHPPPHIGKKSRCLVCNRCRRSSMLKNITLVDLVNYHVIELVEHVTVTPY, encoded by the exons ATGGAGGACGCAGCTCCATCACCACCCCGACGCCATCTCCGAGCCCCCTCCCGATACATCTCATGCGAG TTTGATGGAGGGTCAAGGACCGCACGCACAGTGGATTATCCAGAACGCCCAGGCCAGCCACGGTGTGAG GCATCCTCTGTGGATGATGACGACAACCAGGGCATCCACCGCCACGACGACGCTCCGCACATGGTCCAACTCGGCTACAACCTCCTCTACCACGGGACGAAGACCGTGGCCGTGTGCGGCATCGGCTACAACCTCCTCTCAT CACACCATGGCGAGCATCCACCTCCTCACATTGGCAAGAAGAGCAGGTGCCTAGTTTGTAATCGCTGTCGAAGGAGCTCCATGCTGAAGAACATAACACTTGTAGATCTTGTAAATTACCATGTTATTGAACTTGTGGAGCATGTAACTGTGACTCCATACTGA